From Pseudomonas putida, one genomic window encodes:
- a CDS encoding fatty acid--CoA ligase codes for MLQTRIIKPAEGAYSFPLLIKRLLMSGSRYEKTREIVYRDQLRLTYPQLNERIARLANVLTEAGVKAGDTVAVMDWDSHRYLECMFAIPMIGAVVHTINVRLSPEQILYTMNHAEDRFVLVNSDFVGLYQSIAGQLTTVDKTLLLTDGPDKTAELPNLVGEYEQLLAAASAQYDFPDFDENSVATTFYTTGTTGNPKGVYFTHRQLVLHTLAEASVTGSIDSVRLLGSNDVYMPITPMFHVHAWGIPYAATMLGMKQVYPGRYEPDMLIKLWRDEKVTFSHCVPTILQMLLNCPSSQGQHFGGWKIIIGGSALNRSLYQAALARGIQLTAAYGMSETCPLISAAHLNDELQAGSEDERVTYRIKAGVPVPLVEAAIVDGDGNFLPADGETQGELVLRAPWLTMGYFKEPQKSEELWQGGWLHTGDVATLDGMGYIDIRDRIKDVIKTGGEWISSLDLEDLISRHPDVREVAVVGVADPQWGERPFALLVVRDGQMVDAKALKEHLKPFVEQGHINKWAIPCQIAVVTEIPKTSVGKLDKKRIRQDIVQWQASNSAFLSTL; via the coding sequence ATGCTGCAGACCCGCATCATCAAGCCCGCCGAGGGCGCCTACAGCTTTCCTCTGCTGATCAAACGCCTGCTGATGTCCGGCAGCCGCTATGAAAAGACCCGCGAAATCGTCTATCGCGACCAGTTGCGGCTGACTTATCCACAGCTCAACGAACGTATCGCCCGCCTGGCCAACGTGCTGACCGAAGCCGGGGTCAAGGCCGGTGACACCGTGGCGGTGATGGATTGGGACAGCCACCGTTATCTGGAATGCATGTTCGCCATCCCGATGATCGGCGCGGTGGTGCACACCATCAACGTGCGCCTGTCGCCTGAGCAGATCCTCTACACCATGAACCACGCCGAGGACCGCTTCGTGCTGGTCAACAGCGATTTTGTCGGCCTTTACCAGTCCATTGCCGGGCAGTTGACCACGGTCGACAAGACCCTGCTGCTGACCGATGGCCCGGACAAGACCGCCGAGTTGCCGAACCTGGTGGGCGAGTACGAGCAGTTGCTCGCTGCGGCCAGCGCGCAGTACGACTTCCCGGACTTCGACGAGAACTCGGTCGCCACCACGTTCTACACCACCGGCACCACAGGTAACCCCAAGGGCGTTTACTTCACCCATCGCCAGTTGGTGCTGCACACCTTGGCCGAGGCTTCGGTGACCGGCAGTATCGACAGCGTCCGCCTGCTTGGCAGCAATGATGTGTACATGCCCATCACCCCGATGTTTCACGTGCATGCCTGGGGTATCCCGTATGCGGCCACCATGCTCGGCATGAAGCAGGTGTACCCGGGCCGCTACGAGCCCGACATGCTGATCAAGCTGTGGCGGGACGAAAAGGTCACCTTCTCGCACTGCGTACCCACCATCCTGCAGATGTTGCTCAATTGCCCGAGCTCCCAGGGCCAGCACTTCGGCGGCTGGAAGATCATCATCGGTGGCAGCGCGCTCAACCGCTCGCTTTATCAGGCGGCGCTGGCCCGGGGCATTCAGCTGACTGCAGCCTATGGCATGTCCGAGACCTGCCCGCTGATTTCTGCCGCGCACCTGAACGATGAGCTGCAGGCCGGCAGCGAAGACGAACGCGTGACCTACCGCATCAAGGCCGGTGTGCCGGTGCCACTGGTGGAGGCAGCGATCGTCGATGGCGATGGCAATTTCCTCCCGGCAGATGGCGAGACTCAAGGCGAGCTGGTGTTGCGTGCCCCGTGGTTGACCATGGGCTATTTCAAGGAACCGCAGAAAAGTGAGGAGCTGTGGCAGGGTGGCTGGCTGCACACCGGTGACGTCGCCACGCTCGACGGCATGGGTTACATAGATATCCGCGACCGCATCAAAGACGTTATCAAGACCGGGGGCGAATGGATTTCCTCTCTGGACCTCGAGGACCTGATCAGCCGCCATCCTGATGTGCGTGAAGTTGCCGTGGTTGGGGTCGCCGACCCGCAGTGGGGTGAGCGCCCGTTCGCCCTGCTGGTGGTGCGTGACGGCCAGATGGTCGATGCCAAGGCGTTGAAGGAGCACCTCAAGCCGTTTGTGGAACAAGGGCACATCAACAAGTGGGCGATTCCCTGCCAGATCGCCGTTGTTACAGAAATTCCCAAGACCAGTGTCGGGAAACTCGACAAGAAGCGCATCCGCCAGGACATCGTCCAATGGCAGGCAAGTAACAGCGCCTTCCTTTCCACGCTGTAG
- a CDS encoding 2-hydroxyacid dehydrogenase → MPSPRRAVFLDHKSLDLGDLDLSPLQSQFDAFELYDATRPDQVAERLQGAVAVISNKVMLDANALAANPQLKLILVAATGTNNVDLAAARAQGITVCNCQGYGTPSVAQHTLALLLALATRLCDYNRAVAEGQWAKASQFCLLDFPIVELEGKTLGLLGHGELGGAVARLAQAFGMRVLSGQIPGRPARDDRLPLDELLPQVDALTLHCPLNEHTRHMIGARELALLKPGALVVNTARGGLIDEHALAETLRRGHLGGAATDVLSVEPPVNGNPLLASDIPRLLITPHSAWGAVESRQRIVGQLSENTQAFFAGQPRRVVS, encoded by the coding sequence ATGCCCAGCCCGCGTCGCGCCGTGTTTCTCGACCATAAATCCCTGGACCTTGGTGACCTCGACCTGTCACCGCTGCAGAGCCAGTTCGACGCCTTCGAACTGTACGACGCCACCCGCCCGGATCAGGTAGCCGAGCGCCTGCAGGGCGCCGTTGCAGTGATCAGCAACAAGGTCATGCTCGACGCCAACGCCCTGGCTGCCAACCCACAGCTCAAGCTGATCCTGGTCGCCGCCACCGGCACCAACAACGTCGACCTGGCTGCCGCCCGCGCCCAGGGCATCACGGTCTGCAACTGCCAGGGCTACGGCACACCCTCGGTGGCACAGCACACCCTGGCCCTGCTGCTGGCGTTGGCCACGCGCCTGTGCGACTACAACCGGGCGGTGGCCGAGGGGCAATGGGCCAAGGCCAGCCAGTTCTGCCTGCTGGACTTCCCGATCGTGGAACTGGAAGGCAAAACCCTGGGCCTGCTCGGCCATGGTGAACTCGGTGGCGCCGTCGCGCGGCTGGCGCAAGCCTTTGGCATGCGCGTGTTGAGCGGGCAGATCCCCGGGCGCCCGGCGCGGGACGACCGCCTGCCGCTGGATGAATTGCTGCCGCAAGTCGATGCCCTGACCCTGCACTGCCCTCTCAACGAACACACCCGGCATATGATCGGTGCACGTGAGCTGGCCTTGCTCAAGCCCGGCGCGCTGGTGGTCAATACTGCCCGCGGCGGCCTGATCGACGAGCACGCCCTGGCTGAAACCCTGCGTCGCGGCCATCTGGGCGGCGCTGCCACCGATGTACTGAGCGTCGAGCCACCGGTCAACGGCAACCCGCTGTTGGCCAGCGACATCCCACGCCTGCTGATCACACCGCATAGCGCCTGGGGCGCGGTGGAGTCGCGCCAGCGCATCGTCGGCCAGCTCAGCGAGAACACCCAGGCATTCTTTGCCGGCCAGCCACGCCGCGTGGTCAGCTGA
- a CDS encoding class I SAM-dependent methyltransferase, with amino-acid sequence MDPRSEVLLRQAELFQGRLLIAGAPADDLLGQLPQAQAWTWHAGDQAMLDARFAGRSHYGVDVPPVPFEAAVLYLPKSRELAAYLVNALASRLGGGELYLVGEKRGGIEGAAKVLQALGKPRKLDSARHCQLWQVTVDNAPEAKPLESLAERFTLELEDGPLQVVSLPGVFSHGRLDRGTALLLKHLDNLPVGHVLDFGCGAGVLGATVKRRYPQSRVTMLDVDAFAVAASRLTLAANQLEGEVISGDGINAAPGDLSLILSNPPFHTGVHTNYQASENLLKKSGQHLRKGGEMRLVANSFLRYQPLIEGALGNCRTCAEADGFRIYQATR; translated from the coding sequence ATGGACCCGCGCAGTGAAGTTTTGCTCCGCCAGGCGGAGCTGTTCCAGGGTCGGCTGCTGATTGCCGGCGCCCCCGCCGATGACCTGCTCGGCCAGTTGCCGCAGGCTCAGGCCTGGACGTGGCATGCGGGCGATCAGGCCATGCTCGACGCCCGCTTTGCCGGGCGCAGCCATTACGGCGTCGACGTGCCGCCGGTCCCCTTCGAGGCGGCAGTGCTGTACCTGCCCAAGTCGCGCGAACTGGCGGCCTACTTGGTTAACGCACTGGCATCACGCCTGGGCGGTGGCGAACTCTATCTGGTGGGCGAAAAACGCGGCGGCATCGAAGGCGCGGCCAAGGTTCTGCAAGCCTTGGGCAAACCACGCAAGCTCGACAGTGCCCGGCATTGCCAGCTGTGGCAGGTCACCGTGGACAACGCGCCCGAAGCCAAGCCCCTGGAAAGCCTGGCCGAACGCTTTACGCTCGAGCTGGAGGACGGCCCCCTGCAAGTGGTCAGCCTGCCTGGGGTGTTCAGCCACGGCCGTCTGGACCGCGGCACGGCGTTGCTGCTCAAACACTTGGATAACCTGCCCGTGGGCCATGTACTGGACTTCGGTTGTGGTGCCGGCGTACTCGGCGCCACGGTCAAACGCCGTTACCCCCAGAGCCGGGTCACGATGCTGGACGTGGACGCCTTCGCCGTGGCCGCCAGTCGCCTGACACTGGCGGCCAATCAGCTGGAAGGTGAAGTCATCAGTGGCGACGGTATCAATGCTGCGCCCGGCGACTTGAGCCTGATCCTGAGCAACCCGCCGTTCCATACCGGTGTGCATACCAACTACCAGGCTTCGGAAAACCTGCTGAAAAAATCAGGGCAACATCTGCGAAAAGGCGGCGAAATGCGCTTGGTTGCCAATAGTTTCCTGCGTTATCAGCCGCTGATCGAAGGCGCTCTGGGCAACTGCCGGACCTGCGCCGAGGCAGACGGCTTTCGCATCTATCAGGCAACACGCTGA
- a CDS encoding TMEM165/GDT1 family protein: protein MESLLVPTAIVALAEIGDKTQLLALILAARFRKPWPIIAGIIAATLANHAAAGAVGAWVSGFFSETALHWILAASFTATALWTLVPDKMDDDENPARRFGPFLTTLIAFFLAEIGDKTQVATVMLAAQYPHLIMVIIGTTLGMLIANVPVVLAGNFAAEKLPLTLIRRLAATAFIVLAIVAVYSAMKASGWVGA, encoded by the coding sequence CTGGAATCTCTTCTCGTACCCACCGCGATCGTCGCGTTAGCCGAAATTGGCGACAAGACGCAGCTGCTCGCGCTCATTCTCGCTGCCCGTTTCCGCAAGCCGTGGCCGATCATCGCCGGCATCATCGCCGCCACCCTGGCCAACCATGCCGCAGCAGGTGCAGTGGGTGCCTGGGTCAGCGGGTTCTTCAGCGAGACAGCGCTGCACTGGATACTGGCTGCGAGCTTCACTGCGACGGCCCTGTGGACACTGGTGCCGGACAAGATGGATGATGATGAAAACCCTGCGCGACGTTTCGGCCCGTTCCTGACCACGCTGATCGCATTCTTCCTGGCCGAGATCGGTGACAAGACCCAGGTTGCGACGGTGATGCTGGCAGCTCAGTACCCGCACCTGATCATGGTCATCATCGGTACCACGCTGGGCATGCTGATTGCGAATGTACCGGTAGTCCTTGCGGGCAATTTTGCCGCAGAAAAGCTGCCGCTGACGCTGATTCGCCGCCTCGCCGCGACCGCCTTCATCGTGCTGGCAATCGTCGCAGTCTACTCGGCCATGAAAGCCAGCGGCTGGGTGGGGGCCTGA
- a CDS encoding M48 family metallopeptidase, with product MRKSFVVSLLSAGILLAGCQAVNTTSGGAVGVERKQYMFSMLSTDEVNQMYAQSYQQTLGEASSKGVLDKTSADAKRVQAIADRLIAQAPKFRPDAAQWQWEVNVIKSDELNANCGPGGKIIVYTGLIDQLKLTDAEIAAVVGHEIAHALREHSREAMSKAYGVEMARQGAGALFGLGQNSIALADQVVNYAMTLPNSRANENEADLIGLELSARAGYDPNAAITLWNKMSKASEGAPPEFMSTHPASESRIASLQAAIPKVMPLYQAAKK from the coding sequence ATGCGTAAGTCTTTTGTCGTCAGCCTGTTGAGTGCTGGCATCCTGCTGGCTGGCTGCCAGGCGGTCAATACCACCAGCGGGGGTGCTGTGGGCGTTGAGCGCAAGCAGTACATGTTCAGCATGCTCTCGACCGATGAGGTCAACCAGATGTACGCCCAGTCGTACCAGCAGACCCTCGGCGAAGCGTCGAGCAAGGGCGTGCTGGACAAGACCAGCGCTGATGCCAAGCGCGTGCAGGCGATTGCCGACCGGCTGATCGCTCAGGCGCCGAAATTCCGTCCTGATGCCGCGCAGTGGCAGTGGGAGGTCAATGTGATCAAGAGCGATGAGCTCAACGCCAACTGCGGCCCTGGCGGCAAGATCATCGTCTACACCGGTCTGATCGACCAGCTCAAGCTCACCGATGCCGAGATTGCCGCCGTGGTTGGCCATGAAATCGCGCATGCCTTGCGTGAGCACAGCCGCGAAGCGATGTCCAAGGCTTATGGCGTGGAAATGGCCCGCCAGGGTGCAGGTGCGTTGTTTGGCCTTGGCCAGAACAGTATTGCGCTGGCAGACCAGGTGGTGAACTACGCGATGACCCTGCCCAACAGCCGTGCCAATGAAAACGAAGCTGACCTGATCGGCCTGGAGCTGTCGGCGCGTGCCGGCTACGACCCGAATGCCGCGATCACCTTGTGGAACAAGATGAGCAAGGCGTCCGAAGGCGCGCCGCCTGAGTTCATGAGCACTCACCCGGCGTCCGAGAGCCGGATAGCCTCGTTGCAGGCAGCGATTCCCAAAGTCATGCCTCTGTACCAGGCCGCCAAGAAGTAA
- a CDS encoding M60 family metallopeptidase has protein sequence MKNNPLPGEEQSAVSTALTNFKVLPSADTDRRVYGRWFRYADFQPTGIFIEPGGYVMYHFSMPPRANVKMHFMVGTPGFNTQGAETEDPRTYEVLESPGMISDPEGGLLWLRVIPDELAPAAEEVTCNFECVALSHRVPVFIQGETSAGQWGQMLEAARAKGRAPVQLISDKVVLTAWWETAYEFKDYDPSKVLDEYKEILRVENEIGAIGEGADQARPSPLRILVSEKESGNPNATHFRISLPQYGSSLLTPEGVRGEWGVWHELGHMQQQIAWSANALTENSVNIFSLAVERSQDKPSSAVRYDSEAHAFLNNTDPNKKFEDNGPYVCLVMWEQLRIAYGDAFFHRLHRETRANGNSDSGQGDAQYRHYFMVTTALAAQHDLTRFFIRWGWHPTQRTLDAIRDLRLPSPDPDPSTIHLRANTQIDAGAQFSSCTAHTGGDDH, from the coding sequence ATGAAAAATAACCCGTTGCCAGGCGAGGAGCAATCTGCGGTTTCGACTGCACTCACGAATTTCAAAGTTCTACCTTCGGCCGATACAGATAGAAGGGTGTATGGGCGCTGGTTTCGTTACGCTGACTTTCAGCCAACGGGCATCTTCATTGAACCCGGAGGTTATGTCATGTATCACTTCTCGATGCCGCCCAGGGCAAACGTCAAAATGCATTTCATGGTCGGAACTCCCGGCTTCAATACACAAGGCGCGGAGACTGAAGATCCTCGTACCTATGAAGTGCTCGAATCCCCCGGGATGATAAGCGACCCGGAAGGAGGGTTGCTGTGGTTGCGGGTAATACCTGACGAGCTCGCCCCGGCTGCCGAGGAGGTAACGTGCAATTTTGAATGCGTCGCTCTTTCGCATCGAGTACCTGTATTTATACAAGGTGAAACCTCCGCTGGTCAGTGGGGCCAGATGCTTGAGGCGGCCAGAGCAAAAGGACGAGCGCCAGTGCAGCTCATCAGTGATAAAGTCGTTCTAACCGCGTGGTGGGAGACGGCCTATGAATTTAAGGATTACGACCCCTCGAAAGTATTAGATGAATACAAAGAAATTCTGAGAGTTGAAAATGAAATTGGCGCAATTGGTGAGGGTGCGGATCAAGCCCGGCCAAGTCCGCTGCGCATATTGGTCTCGGAGAAAGAAAGTGGTAATCCTAACGCGACTCACTTTCGAATAAGCCTACCGCAATACGGCAGTTCGTTATTGACGCCCGAGGGTGTGCGCGGCGAATGGGGCGTCTGGCATGAGTTGGGTCATATGCAGCAACAAATTGCTTGGAGCGCTAATGCGTTGACGGAAAATTCTGTCAATATATTTTCTCTTGCGGTTGAGCGCTCACAAGATAAACCCTCTAGCGCCGTGCGTTATGACAGCGAGGCTCATGCCTTCTTAAACAATACTGATCCGAACAAAAAGTTTGAAGATAATGGCCCCTACGTCTGTCTTGTCATGTGGGAACAGCTGCGCATAGCTTACGGTGACGCCTTCTTTCATAGGCTCCACCGCGAAACCCGTGCGAATGGCAACAGTGACTCCGGCCAGGGTGATGCTCAATATCGCCATTACTTTATGGTCACCACCGCACTGGCTGCGCAGCACGACCTCACGCGATTCTTCATTCGCTGGGGTTGGCACCCCACTCAGCGCACGCTAGATGCTATTCGAGATTTGCGGCTGCCTTCACCTGACCCCGACCCCTCTACCATCCACCTGAGAGCCAACACACAGATTGATGCGGGCGCGCAATTTTCCAGTTGCACGGCACATACGGGAGGTGACGATCATTGA
- a CDS encoding SOS response-associated peptidase — MCGRYALFRWPQALASLPGFPAGQPAQWNIAPGASVLIQRQVDGQMQMAKARWGLTPAWLTDLSRTPAHARAETLAEQPMFREALRLRRCLMPANGFYEWRGTARKRPYWLTPGEGASLWFAAIWEAYPVQDQVWLSCAVVTQAAMNQRRPLILDEAGQAAWLDPDTPLARLHELLASPPATLRERALANFVNDPKLDAPECLTPV, encoded by the coding sequence ATGTGTGGACGCTATGCCCTGTTTCGCTGGCCCCAGGCGCTTGCCAGCCTGCCAGGCTTTCCTGCCGGCCAGCCGGCGCAATGGAATATCGCGCCCGGCGCTTCGGTGCTGATCCAGCGCCAGGTCGACGGCCAGATGCAAATGGCCAAGGCACGCTGGGGCCTGACCCCGGCCTGGCTCACTGACCTCTCACGCACCCCCGCGCATGCCCGGGCCGAAACCTTGGCCGAGCAGCCCATGTTTCGCGAAGCGTTGCGTCTGCGGCGCTGCCTGATGCCCGCCAACGGCTTTTACGAATGGCGTGGCACGGCACGCAAGCGCCCTTACTGGCTGACGCCGGGGGAGGGCGCGTCGTTGTGGTTCGCGGCCATATGGGAGGCTTATCCGGTCCAGGACCAGGTGTGGTTGAGCTGTGCGGTAGTGACCCAGGCGGCGATGAACCAGCGTCGGCCGCTGATCCTGGATGAGGCGGGGCAGGCTGCTTGGCTGGACCCTGACACGCCGCTGGCGCGTTTGCATGAGCTGCTCGCCAGCCCACCAGCCACGCTACGGGAACGTGCGCTGGCGAATTTCGTCAATGACCCGAAGCTGGACGCGCCGGAGTGTTTGACACCGGTATGA
- a CDS encoding putative signal transducing protein, which yields MRRIYEPETLLEAEMLAGMLASEGIEVHLIGRDLMGGVGELPMQGLLGLAVADEQAGYARQLIDAYNGAQPLVGDEPESYPGTLIC from the coding sequence ATGCGGCGGATCTACGAACCAGAAACGTTGCTGGAAGCAGAAATGCTCGCTGGCATGCTGGCCAGCGAGGGCATCGAGGTGCACCTGATAGGCCGTGACCTGATGGGCGGTGTGGGCGAGTTGCCGATGCAAGGCTTGCTCGGGCTTGCGGTGGCCGACGAGCAGGCCGGGTACGCACGGCAGCTGATCGATGCGTACAATGGTGCCCAGCCGCTTGTCGGCGACGAACCGGAGAGCTATCCCGGTACCTTGATCTGCTAG
- a CDS encoding CPXCG motif-containing cysteine-rich protein, giving the protein MLETDFYDCPYCGERVETTVDISGGDQMYTEDCQVCCQPVVFILQVHGDEWMLEVRREDDA; this is encoded by the coding sequence ATGCTGGAAACCGACTTCTACGATTGCCCTTATTGCGGCGAGCGCGTGGAAACCACCGTGGACATCTCCGGTGGCGACCAGATGTATACCGAAGACTGCCAGGTATGTTGTCAGCCGGTGGTTTTCATCCTGCAGGTGCACGGCGACGAATGGATGCTTGAAGTCAGACGCGAGGACGATGCCTGA
- a CDS encoding 1-acyl-sn-glycerol-3-phosphate acyltransferase → MMGEFDAIRPYDDAEVPAVLARLLSDPAFLDILTHFRFPRAAGAFGWLLKPLIARRLRKEFAGVTCVSTLQDKVEYYVDHTIERATDGVTYTGVEQLKSGTAYLFLANHRDIVMDPAFVNYAVYHAGLPTPRIAIGDNLLQKPFVSDMMRLNKSFIVHRSLSGRREKLAAYQLLSAYINHSIRNDGTSIWIAQAEGRAKDGDDRTDSAILKMFHMSRKDEPFGAVIQGLNLTPVSISYEYDPCDQAKARELYIRATTGTYQKAPGEDDNSIAKGITGYKGRVHINFAPPVTAFYEDTKQLAQEIDRQILGGYRLFPVHYLAYAMWDEKDEALQVPSAEKVFPAEELAKAKEEWQRRLDACPQEQRPYLVLQYATPVRNQYQVRQQAPVA, encoded by the coding sequence ATGATGGGCGAATTCGATGCCATCCGACCGTACGACGATGCTGAGGTCCCTGCCGTGCTGGCACGCCTGCTCAGCGACCCGGCATTCCTCGATATCCTCACCCACTTCCGCTTCCCGCGCGCAGCCGGGGCATTCGGCTGGCTGCTCAAGCCGCTGATCGCCCGCCGCCTGCGCAAGGAGTTCGCCGGGGTCACCTGCGTGTCCACGTTGCAGGACAAGGTCGAATACTACGTCGACCACACCATCGAGCGCGCTACCGACGGGGTCACGTACACAGGCGTCGAGCAACTCAAATCCGGTACCGCCTATCTGTTCCTGGCCAACCACCGTGACATCGTCATGGATCCGGCCTTCGTCAACTACGCGGTGTACCACGCCGGCCTGCCGACGCCACGCATCGCCATTGGCGACAACTTGCTGCAAAAGCCATTCGTCAGCGACATGATGCGCCTGAACAAGAGTTTCATCGTCCACCGCTCGCTCAGCGGCCGGCGTGAAAAGCTCGCGGCCTACCAGTTGCTCTCGGCCTACATCAACCATTCGATCCGCAACGACGGTACCTCGATCTGGATCGCCCAGGCCGAAGGCCGTGCCAAGGATGGTGATGACCGTACCGACTCGGCCATCCTCAAGATGTTCCACATGAGCCGCAAGGACGAGCCTTTCGGTGCAGTGATCCAGGGCCTCAACCTCACCCCGGTGTCCATCAGCTACGAGTACGACCCTTGCGACCAGGCCAAGGCGCGCGAGCTGTATATCCGTGCGACCACCGGTACCTACCAGAAAGCGCCGGGTGAAGACGACAACAGCATTGCCAAAGGCATCACCGGCTACAAGGGCCGTGTCCATATCAACTTCGCCCCGCCGGTAACCGCGTTCTACGAGGACACCAAACAGCTGGCGCAGGAGATCGACCGGCAGATCCTGGGTGGCTACCGGTTGTTCCCGGTGCACTACCTGGCCTATGCAATGTGGGACGAAAAGGATGAGGCACTGCAGGTGCCGAGCGCCGAGAAGGTGTTCCCCGCAGAGGAGCTGGCAAAAGCCAAGGAAGAATGGCAACGCCGCCTGGACGCCTGCCCGCAGGAGCAGCGGCCATACCTGGTGTTGCAATACGCCACCCCGGTGCGCAACCAGTATCAGGTCAGGCAACAGGCACCGGTTGCCTGA
- a CDS encoding YajG family lipoprotein, with amino-acid sequence MLQRLLFGLLAVASLSLVGCAHSPQQLSPQPKLNAQLAPVGHGQPVVVKVVDGRASQSLGTRGGMYPETSTISVSGNDIVPKVQAQAEAAVRLLGFTPTANAGNAPQLTVTLAELKYQSPKDNLYVTEATIGATFRADVSNANRRYSGRYGASLDQRFGMAPNQETNTKLVSDVLSDALTRLFKDPTIGQVLGE; translated from the coding sequence ATGTTGCAACGTCTGTTGTTCGGTTTGCTTGCCGTGGCCAGCCTGAGCCTGGTGGGTTGTGCCCACAGCCCGCAACAACTCAGCCCGCAACCCAAGCTCAACGCCCAGCTCGCCCCGGTCGGCCACGGCCAGCCGGTGGTGGTCAAGGTAGTGGACGGCCGGGCTTCGCAGTCCCTGGGTACTCGTGGTGGCATGTACCCCGAGACCAGCACTATCAGTGTCAGTGGCAATGACATCGTGCCCAAAGTGCAGGCCCAGGCCGAGGCCGCCGTACGCCTGTTGGGCTTTACCCCCACGGCCAACGCCGGCAATGCGCCGCAGCTGACCGTGACCCTGGCCGAGTTGAAGTACCAGTCGCCCAAGGACAACCTGTACGTGACCGAAGCCACCATCGGCGCCACCTTCCGCGCCGATGTGTCGAACGCCAACCGCCGTTACAGCGGCCGCTATGGCGCCTCGTTGGACCAGCGCTTCGGCATGGCGCCCAACCAGGAAACCAACACCAAGCTGGTGAGTGACGTGCTGAGCGATGCGTTGACCCGCCTGTTCAAGGACCCGACCATCGGTCAGGTGCTGGGCGAATAA